The stretch of DNA CTCCATCAGACACTTCTAATGATATACCATTTCTattgaagaaaattgaaatgTTGGAGGCGGCACTCTACAAAGCGCTAGTTGAGATCGAACCATTGAGCATAGGTTTGATAAGTGTAAcacaaaagagaaaaaagaagaaagcacAAAATTGCTTGAATAGGATGATCTGATGAACGTTGAGCATGAGAAAGTTTAAGCCCAAAAGTTCCTAGAGAAGGGCAATAAGATTATATCAATTAAGCAGTTCCAACCCTTATTTTgtcttcatttttatgttagaaCCTCGGATTTCTCCTTCCGTAACTCGATCTCAAGTACTGTTTTCCAGTGTGATTCGTCCACAAATTCATATTTCCTCAACAGAAGTGGTATATCCTTGGAAGTGTCCGATGGAGACACCATCTTCCCCTTACCTTTATTGTCATTGCCTGATGGAGACACCATCTTCCCCTTACCTTTATTGTCATTGCCTTTGCCTTCTCCAGCTCCTCTTGCTCTTGGGTTAACCATTTTGCTTAGAAGGGATTATTTAAGATGCATTTgtgaaaatagaaaaattacTTCCAAGAAAAATGGTTAACCTAAGAGTGGGAGGAGCTGGAGAAGGCAAAGTCAATGACGATAAAGGAAAGGTGAAGATGGTGTCTCTATCAGACACTTCCAAGGATATACCACTTctattgaagaaaaattgaaatgttGGAGGCGGCACTCTACAAAGCGCTAGTTGAGATCGAACCATGGAGTATAGATTTGATAAGTgtaacacaaaacaaaaaaaagaagaaagcacAAAATTGCTTGAATAGGATGATCCGATGAACCTTGAGTTTGAGAAACTTTAAGCCCAAAAGTTCCTAGAGAAGGGCGATAAGATTATATCAATTAAGCAGTTCCAACCCTTTATTTgtcttcatttttatgttaCATCCTCGGATCCCTCCTTCCGTAACTCGATCTCAAGTAGTGTTTTCCAGTGTGATTCCTCCAACAATTCAAATTTCTTCAACAGAAGTGGTATATCCTTGGAAGTCAATTCAAATTTCTTCAACAGAAGTGGTATATCCTTGGAAGTGTCTGATAATTTCTTCAACAGAAGTGGTATATCCTTGGAAGTGTCTGATGGAGACACCATCTTCCCCTTACCTTTATCGTCATTGCCTTTGCCTTCTCCAGCTCGTCTTGCTCTTGGGTTAACCATTTTGCTTAGAAGGGATTATTTAAGATGCATTTGTGAGGATAGAAAAGTTCCTCCAAGAAAAATGGTTAACCCAAGAGTTAGAGGAGCTGGAGAAGGCAAAGGCAATGACGATAAAGGTAAGGGGAAGATGGTGTCTCCATTAGACACTTCCAAGGATATAGCACTTCTattgaagaaaattgaaatgTTGGAGGCGGCACTCTACAAAGCGCTAGTTGAGTTCGAACTATGGAGTAGAGATTTGATAAGTGTAACACAAaacagaaaaaagaagaaagcacAAAATTGCTTGAATAGGATGATCCGATGAACGATTGAGCTTGAGAAAGTTTAATCCCAAAAGTTCCTAGAGAAGGGCAATAAGATTATATAAATTAAGCAGTTCCAACCCTTATTTTgtcttcatttttatgttaCATCGTCGGATCTCTCCTTCCGTAACTCGATCTCAAATACTGTTTTCCAGTGTGATTCATCCACAAATTCATATTTCTTCAACAGAAGTGGTATATCCTTGGAAGTGTCTGATGGAGACACCATCTTCCCCTTACCTTTATTGTCATTGCCTTTGCCTTCTCCAGCTCCTCTTGCTCTTGGGTTAACCATTTTGCTTAGAAGTGATTATTTAAGATGCGTTTGTGAGGATAGAAAAATTACTTCCAAGAAAAATGGTTAACCCAAGAGTGGGAGGAGCTGGAGAAGGCAAAGTCAATGGCAATAAATGTAAGGTGAAGATGGTGTCTCTATCAGACACTTCCAAGGATATACCACTTCTattgaagaaaattgaaatgTTGGAGGCGACACTCTACAAAGCGCTAGTTGAGATCGAACCATTGAGCAGAGATTTGATAAGTGTAAcacaaaagagaaaaaagaagatAGCACAAAATTGTTTGAATAGGATGATCCGATGAACGTTGAGCTTGAGAAAGTTTAAGCCCAAAAGTTCTTAGAAGTGCAATAATTTTATATCAATTATGCAGTTCCAACACTTGTTTTgtcttcatttttatgttaCATCCCCGGATCTCTCCATCCGTAACTCGATCTCAAGTAGTGTTTTCCAGTGTGATTCCTCTAACAATTCATATTTCTTCAAAAGAAGTGGTATATCTTTGGAAGTGTCTGAAGGAGACACCATCTTCCCCTTACCTTTATCGTCATTGCCTTTGCCTTCTCCACCTCCTCTAGCTCTTGGGTTAACCATTTTGCTTAGAAAGGAATTTTTCTAAGATACATTTGTCAAGATAGAAAAATTACTTCCAAGCAAAATGGTTAACCCAAGAGTGGGAGGAGTTGGAGAAGGCAAAAGCAATGACGATAAACGTAAGGGGAAGAGGGTGTCTCTATTAGAGATTTCCAAGAATATACCACTTCTACTGaagaaaaatttgaaattttggagGCGGCACTCTACAAAGCGCTAGTTGAGATCGAACAACGGAGCAGAGATTTGATAAGTGTAAcacaaaagagaaaaaagaagaaagcacAAAATTGATTGAATATGATGATCCGATAAACCTTTAGCTTGAGAATTTTTATGTCCAAAAGTTCCTAGAGAAGGGCATAAAGATTATATCAATAAAGCAGTTCAACCCTTCTTTTgtcttcatttttatgttaCATCCTCGGATCTCTCCATCCGTAACTCGACTCAAGTAGTGTTTTCCAGTGTGATTCCTCCAACAATAAATATTTCTTCAACAGAAGTGGTATATCCTTGGAAGTGTCTGATGGAGACACCATCTTCCCCTTACCTTTATCGTCATTGTCTTTGCCTTCTCCAGCTCCTCTTACTCTTGGGTTAACCATTTTGCTTAGAATGAATTTTTTAAGATACATTTTTTCAAGATAGAAAAATTACTTCCAAGAAAAATGGTTAACCCAAGAGTGGGAGGagttggaaaaggaaaaggcaaaGGCAAAGGCAATGACGATAAAGGTAAGGTGAAGATGGTGTCTCTATCCGACACTTCCAAGGATATACCACTTCTattgaagaaaattgaaatgTTGGAGGCTACACTCTACAAAGTGCTAGTTGAGATCGAACCATTGAGCAGAGATTTGATAAGTGTAAcacaaaagagaaaaaagaagatAGCACAAAATTGTTTGAATAGGATGATCCGATGAACGTTGAGCTTGAGAAAGTTTAAGCCCAAAAGTTCTTAGAAGTGCGATAATTTTATATCAATTATGCAGTTCCAACACTTGTTTTgtcttcatttttatgttaCATCCTCGTATCTCTCCTTCCGTAACTCGATCTCAAGTAGTGTTTTCCAGTGTGATTCCTCCATCAATTCAAATTTCTTCAACAGAAGTGGTATATCCTTGGAAGTCAATTCAAATTTCTTCAACAGAAGTGGTATATCCTTGGAAGTGTCTGATAATTTCTTCAACAGAAGTGGTATATCCTTGGAAGTGTCTGATGGAGACACCATCTTCCCCTTACCTTTATCGTCATTGCCTTTGCCTTCTCCAGCTCCTCTTGCTCTTGGGTTAACCATTTTGCTTAGAAGGGATTATTTAAGATGCATTTGTGAGGATAGAAAAATTTCTCCAAGAAAAATGGTTAACCCAAGAGTTGGAGGAGCTGGAGAAGGCAAAGGCAATGGCGATAAAGGTAAGGGGAAGATGGTGTCTCCATTAGACACTTCCAAGGATATAGCACTTCTattgaagaaaattgaaatgTTGGAGGCGGCACTCTACAAAGCGCTAGTTGAGTTCGAACCATGGAGCAGAGATTTGATAAGTGTAAcacaaaagagaaaaaagaagaaaacacaaaATTGCTTGAATAGGATGATCCGATGAACGTTGAGCTTGAGAAAGTTTAAGCCCAAAAGTTCCTAGAGAAGGGCGATAATATTATATCAATTAAGTAGTTCCAACCCttgttttgttttcatttttatgttacaTCGTCGGATCTCTCCATCCGTATCTCGATCTCAAGTAGTGTTTTCCAGCAGCAGAAAATCTGCTCTCTGAAGTTTTGTGCAGCAGAACAGCAGCCACCTTGGACGCGCCTCTAGACGTGCGTCCATGGTGgcgtccaacttttcgctctctgaAGTTTTGGAATCAGAACAAAAGTCTActttggacgcgcgtccaagcaGGCGTCCAAGTTTTtgctctctgaagtttgaagtCTGAGCAGAAGAAGGCCTTGGACGcgccagtggacgcgcgtccagccagGCGTCCAACGCGAAGGTTTGGGCGGTTATTCAATGTTTAAAAGGAGAGATGAGCCATTTTTCAGGGGAGTTACACACTTCAACCTTAGATCatcttagaatatttctctctctaggttttTAGCTCTCAATTCCCTCCATTTCCAAAGCTCAATTTCAATCCAAATTCAAGTTACCTAGCTAGATTTAGAGGAGATTCTACACTTCAAGGTTGTATTGATCAAGTTTATTCAAGATTTCTACTCCAAATTCAAGTAACATTTCAATTCCTATTCTTGTATTTCCTTTCTCAATTGttgaattgattgattgatttgatTCTAGTTGCTTTGATTTGTTCGATTGCatctttgatttcaattttggATATGAGTAGCTAGTTCCTTTTTACCTAGACACCACGCCCAAATATCCactctctcattttctctcaATTCCATCCCACTCACACTTCATCAATGCAATTACCAAAGAAATTTAACCAACTTCATTCTTAATAGCGTGAACTAACCCTAAATAGAAGAAGGCAAGAAAGAAGAGATTTAGGCCCTCGAAGAAAATAACACCTAGTCTCTTCAAATATTGCCACCTAGAAAAACGGCTATGGTTCTTGCACATTAAATACAAACCCAGTGATATGATTGAAAGATATATAGCACGCCTTGACCCTAAAGGGTACTCCCAGCAAAAAGGACTTGATTACGCGGGCTTTTTTCCCCATAACTAAACTAGTTACCATCGACAATGTCCTCAGCGTTGCCGCTGCACGAGGATGGTCCACTCATCAGCTTGATGTCTCTAATGCTTTTCTATATGGAGATCTATATGAGGACGTCTACATGCAACTACGGCCTGGATTTCATCGAAAGGAGTACATAAATCCCTCTATGGTATCAAGCAAGCTTCAAGGTCTTGATTCACCACTTTCTCTAACTCTGTCTTGCATGCTCGTTTTATACAATGCAATGCGGATTATTCAATGTTCacttataaaagaaactatTATCTAACTATCTTGTGTATGTAGAtcgcattattattatattacaagGAATGACATGGTCATTATGGAACTCCTCAAAAAAATCTCGCAagcaaattccatctcaaagaTCTTGTTGGTTCGCTTAAATACTTTTTTGGCATAGAAGTGGTACGCTCCTCCTATCAAcgaaattatgccctcaaaatcCTTTTTAGACATACGTGGCCTTTTAGCATGCAAACTTAACATCAATTACCATCTCAATCCCCATGACGACAATATCCTCCCTGATCCTTCCACTTACAAACACTTAATTGGTCGTCTCCTCTATTTGACAATAACTCAACCAGACATCACTTACACAGTCAATCTTTCCTCACAATTTATACTCCACGTGAACCATACTAGCAAGCAACACTACACATTGTTCGATACACAAAAACTCATGAACCTTGGTATCATGCTACACAATACAACTCCTTGTGCTTATTGCGATGTTTGATAGGTCCTCATACCAACCATACACTGATCAACCACATGTTATTGTGCCTTTTTTGGCACAAGTCAAATCTCATGAAAGCCAAAGAAGCAATCTACCGTCTCAAGGTCCTCAAATGAAGTCGAATACCGTGCGATGGTAGTGAAATCTCATGGCTACAACTATTACTCTTTGAATTAGACATTCCTACCCACCCGACATAGCTCTACTATGACCATCAAGCATCGATATATCACTCAACATCACCCACAACCCCGTCTTTCTTGAAAGGACTATGCAAAAATTGATTACCACTTTGTTCTTTATAAAATCAATGCTGGCCAACTTCGCACCACCTGCGTTCCTTTAACGCAAAAATTGGCTAACATCTTCACCAAAAGTCTCCTTCCACTATCGATCATTTGAAACCATCACAGCAATCTCATGCATCACCAATCAACTTGAGGGAAATGTAAAGACTTAGGACTTGTTTGACAATCAGTGGTTagtggattgtattagcggttaaCGAATAGGGGATTGTGTTAGCGGGTTTGACTAGCagattgtaaaaagatgtttggtaaaattagttgtttagattagcggttaacatgtaaaatgaccaaaagggtaataatgataatgataatgataatgataataataataataataataacaataacaaaaaaaaacgaaaaagatGTGGGATCAGATCCCACATCgaaaattaaacaaagaaggggCTCAACGCCCCTTCATTTTTTCCTCTTTTCCATCTCGGCCACATCGGATGGACAAGAGAAGAGAAGCCCGAGGCTTCTTTATTTAAGAAGTCTCAGGCATCTTAATCTTAAtaacacaattaaattaattaattttttttttatttaaagcaGCATTTGGGAATTCAGCAGCTCAAATTGGCTCCAAACTATTGAGTGTACTAAACGTAATTTTTGGCGTTTTTCAAAATTGCAATATATTCCATAAATCTCTccgtacattatttatatacctCTGTACATGTTTATAtcaatactagttttatacgcgcattgcgcgtatgtgTTAacgcccaatgtttatatttaaataaatatttgaaagtatatcaatgcaagattatatatgagaagtttatacatgggtaattgaatgtcgaatttttttatttaaatatctaactcaaagtatatgaatccaagataatatagaaaattcattataatcattactaaaataaatgtttgcaaccttgtaaaatcgatagtctaaatatttggtctaaaaatgatagtctaaataaatactacttttcatttgaatttttctaagtggtcttaattctcttttgagtaacattgtcattgtcttcatctttactatttgttctcttcctttttgttggtagtgtgttatttgcaattcggttattgttggtagcatagatgacaacgtcatgcaatgagattatgatataggagctatggacattcctttaggtgttctgcttgaggttcatttggttcaaccattattgttgaatgagttattgtggataaagaaatccctagtttaagaaaaaaagattaaataaattaataaaaatttgaaaatttaaaatattatatattccaaagatattaaaaggtagtttctcgcttcaatttgctgggtaatgggttatttgagtattttcattgtcaacaaatccccaagtagttaatatgattggtttcaaactattcttttttatttttttcatggtattaaagaaatacatatgtatcattttttggtgtaactactaatttatttaattcaataagagtaaaatagagttccgcttcaatttgttgggttatttgagtactctctttgttaaCCAAtcccaaatagttaatataattagattcaaattattttaaaattttttttcatagtattaataaaatacttggtaaataaatatataacattattttgtactataactttgatatttaattacaagatattgtaaaaataagataatggacaatgtaatgaatatcaattgataaatttgaatgtaaagaatctttgcatgagagaaaataaagacaatataactaatggaattatttctcttatttaatttaattttttgataatgaataattttttcaaataaaggtattgtagacacataattctaaattaaagaaatacatatttatcatttttttttttgttgtagctactaatttatttaatttaataagagtaaatagagtgagaaacttaattatgtcaaatttgattgagatgaggttcgaacctaagacctttcttatagaaattaatgggtaaattaaaagttaacagaatattaacggagaagagaatatttaacggaaaacttaacggataatcataaaagtaaggttaaattaggtaatctctattaataatattaatctgaattatcttaaccatctatttgattaaataattcatctgaaccatccatttgattaaataatttgaccgccattttttctatccattttaggcctaactctctttggctcttattagtatagtagatatacaTGTAGAATAATATATTGCAATTCTTCCTTACTAGaatattttcttctttcctCCTGTGCAGTACTCTGTTTCATCTTTCTCTGCACGCATATCATTACACTAAAAACACATTCCGTGCATGATTATAAAACACATTTTGGGCACGATATGAGCAAATTTCTAATATACTTTTAAAGCTGGATAAGAAACTTTCAAGAAGTTTTAGGGTTAATTGAAAAACTATTTCGTGTTAAGATAGATTCATCTGGGCTACATAAGCACTAATTAATAATGTTTCAGTAAACTTCATCTAAATAAATTGATGAGACATCATCAGGAAGTAGGAGGAGGGGGTGGCAGATCATTTAACTTCTTCTGCTCTACAAATACTTCCAAAACAATACATGTCAACATGATGAAACCAACAAGAATTCCATAAGTGGTCTTCCATGCACTTCCTGATTCTGCATAATACATCCCCAACACTATGTTCAAAGCTCCATAGAAGAGAGCAGTCCTTCCAACCCATGAATGATACCAGTTCCAGTACTTTCGGTACTGGCTGTCTCTATGGGGACGTAGGAAAAGTGCGAACATCTGAACTTCAAATAAAGATCTTGTTTAGTTAGTTAGTATCTGCAGCTGCATGATATGGCATGTAGTGATTTGCATAACAAAACAAAGGGatattgttgggcggaggccagtaaagggccaagtccagaaATTGGTAATTAAGAGACTGTTAGGCGAAGACAaatgaagggccaagtccagcatccTACCTCTCTGAAAATGTGACAGTCAGTAGAATAATAAAGTTGCACATTCATAGCTATAGTTTTTGACGTAGTGATAAATGCTTGATATAACAAATGGTATATGAGTTAAGGTCCTAGCAAGAGCAAAAACTCTTCAGTTAATTGTTGGGCAGAGTGAAGGGCAGCGCTTGATCTAACAGACATGGATGGAGCAAGTATGGGGCAGCTGCCCCCTCTCTCACCCCACCTGGGCAGAGTGAAGGGCAACGCTTGATCCTAACCGACAGGGACGAAGCCAGTATGGTACGGGGGCAACTGCCCCCTCCCCCACCCCACCTGAGCAGAGTGAAGGGCAGCACTTGATCCTAACAGACAGGGACGAAGCCAGTATGGGGGTAGCTGCCCCCTCCCCCACCCCACCTCACCCTTATATAGATGTAATTTACTCAAAgataaattaaagtaatttaGAATGGTTAAGTATGTATGTGTTGTAGTAGAGGTCAAAATGTTGAATTCCcctacttaattaattttttcttaatctttCGCCCACATTGGATTAAATTTCTGGCTCCATCCCTGCtaacatatatgatatattgatattgtTATGAAGTAGGAATGAATAGAACCAACCTGGAGAATGCTTAGGACAAGGAGAAGAATGCCAATGCCCTTGTGCGTTGGGATATCAGAATCCAGCTGGTTATAGAGTTGCAGTCCAACAATCACAGTAACAAATCCCAACAAGAACCCAGTAACCTGACAGCATATATGCAGGTAAAACCACAATGGATTGTGATGCTTAAGGTACCGAGCAACCATCGCTCCACAAGGGAGAAAAAATCCCCATCCCAATATTCCCACTACGCCATGAATCATCTTCACTGTTTTAATACTCTCCATCGCAGCAGACTTAGAAGACGAAGAGAAGTCGAAAATAATGCTGGTTTTGTCATCATGGTGAGTTAGGCGGAGATCCTGGTGGGGATAATCAGTGGAATATGCAAGAATGACTGGCTGGAGCCCTAGAGGGCTTGGATATTTCAATTGAAAGGCAAGGTATATTGTGCCATTATGAAGCACAGCAAGGGGTGGGGTTTTTGTCAATGGCAATTCACCTTTATTGTGTTTTATCTCGGAGGGCATTAATCCCTCTACATGGTACTGCCTGATTTGTCCCCTACCTCCTGGAGGTATCCATCCAACCATGCAGCTAGAGTTAAGCATCATTCCATCGGAGGAAAATCCCATTCCTACCCATCCAGTTGTGTATATAGCTGATAATACAATTGTGATAACATTGTCTTTTGTCTGGGAGTACTGCATTGCATGtcaataaataatgaaaatgatGATAAAGATCTATATCGCGACAGGATCAAGTGAGAACTATCCCTCCATGCAAACGTAGGAACTACACAATCAGTTATCATGCACAATCAGGGCATGCATTACAAAGATGAACAATcataaattacaaaaatgcacaATCAGACATTACTAATGTACAATCGTAAAACTACAAAAAGCACAATCAAACATTACAAGATACAATCATAGAATTACATAACATTACAACATGAATGGATAGCCTGCATGTTGAAAGgttgaaaatcaatgaaaataaaagaaaacagtggcattttg from Ipomoea triloba cultivar NCNSP0323 chromosome 7, ASM357664v1 encodes:
- the LOC116026319 gene encoding cytochrome b561 and DOMON domain-containing protein At3g61750-like isoform X1; translated protein: MIIHHLHHQLKPFSSSSTSPKKKLLHMGANFSFPEWQSMSSLVALFLVILIGFGIGNVVADEDEEFCRTNITSILPPPYGTMKNMICQNVWNTFTIRYSQTKDNVITIVLSAIYTTGWVGMGFSSDGMMLNSSCMVGWIPPGGRGQIRQYHVEGLMPSEIKHNKGELPLTKTPPLAVLHNGTIYLAFQLKYPSPLGLQPVILAYSTDYPHQDLRLTHHDDKTSIIFDFSSSSKSAAMESIKTVKMIHGVVGILGWGFFLPCGAMVARYLKHHNPLWFYLHICCQVTGFLLGFVTVIVGLQLYNQLDSDIPTHKGIGILLLVLSILQMFALFLRPHRDSQYRKYWNWYHSWVGRTALFYGALNIVLGMYYAESGSAWKTTYGILVGFIMLTCIVLEVFVEQKKLNDLPPPPPTS
- the LOC116026319 gene encoding cytochrome b561 and DOMON domain-containing protein At3g61750-like isoform X2, with protein sequence MIIHHLHHQLKPFSSSSTSPKKKLFPEWQSMSSLVALFLVILIGFGIGNVVADEDEEFCRTNITSILPPPYGTMKNMICQNVWNTFTIRYSQTKDNVITIVLSAIYTTGWVGMGFSSDGMMLNSSCMVGWIPPGGRGQIRQYHVEGLMPSEIKHNKGELPLTKTPPLAVLHNGTIYLAFQLKYPSPLGLQPVILAYSTDYPHQDLRLTHHDDKTSIIFDFSSSSKSAAMESIKTVKMIHGVVGILGWGFFLPCGAMVARYLKHHNPLWFYLHICCQVTGFLLGFVTVIVGLQLYNQLDSDIPTHKGIGILLLVLSILQMFALFLRPHRDSQYRKYWNWYHSWVGRTALFYGALNIVLGMYYAESGSAWKTTYGILVGFIMLTCIVLEVFVEQKKLNDLPPPPPTS
- the LOC116026319 gene encoding cytochrome b561 and DOMON domain-containing protein At3g61750-like isoform X3, whose product is MKNMICQNVWNTFTIRYSQTKDNVITIVLSAIYTTGWVGMGFSSDGMMLNSSCMVGWIPPGGRGQIRQYHVEGLMPSEIKHNKGELPLTKTPPLAVLHNGTIYLAFQLKYPSPLGLQPVILAYSTDYPHQDLRLTHHDDKTSIIFDFSSSSKSAAMESIKTVKMIHGVVGILGWGFFLPCGAMVARYLKHHNPLWFYLHICCQVTGFLLGFVTVIVGLQLYNQLDSDIPTHKGIGILLLVLSILQMFALFLRPHRDSQYRKYWNWYHSWVGRTALFYGALNIVLGMYYAESGSAWKTTYGILVGFIMLTCIVLEVFVEQKKLNDLPPPPPTS